The Mycolicibacterium smegmatis genome has a window encoding:
- a CDS encoding NAD(P)/FAD-dependent oxidoreductase: MTDRLQRTHTAPRGLPHAGKLPRRPRVVVVGAGIAGLAAATGMAERGVEVTVIERENYLGGRVGGWSEQHDGAEYAMNRGFHAFFRQYYNLRALLARVDPQLRMLTPVEDYPLIDGEGRRESFRRLPHTPPWNALWFALRSPTFRLRDLMRLDAKAAAPLAAVSVPGIYDRLDHIDAETFLKDINFPPAARHLAFEVFSRSFFADPSNLSAAELATMFHIYFLGSSEGLVFDVPTSNYDTALWEPLRRYLHEHGVRFHLGASVTRIDPVTTSPDAFAVHTDSGERLDADAVVLAADIAGLQRIVASSPGLGDDRWRARVQGLRTAPPFAVHRLWLDRPVTADRPAFMGTAGHKPLDNISVLERYERQSAQWARDNGGSVVELHAYALDTAESGPGALAQLHRLYPETATAEPVFERVLVRDDCPLFAPGSHADRPGVVTGVPGLVLAGDGIRLDLPAALMERAATTGWAAANVLLNRWGVAGHALRSVPTAGRFAPLRWLATREERRAS, from the coding sequence ATGACCGACCGACTGCAGCGCACTCACACGGCACCCCGCGGGCTCCCCCACGCCGGCAAACTGCCGAGGCGTCCGCGGGTCGTGGTCGTCGGTGCGGGTATCGCCGGGCTCGCCGCGGCCACCGGCATGGCCGAGCGCGGCGTCGAGGTGACCGTCATCGAACGCGAAAACTATCTGGGCGGACGCGTCGGCGGCTGGTCCGAGCAGCACGACGGCGCCGAGTACGCGATGAACCGCGGTTTCCACGCGTTCTTCCGGCAGTACTACAACCTGCGCGCGCTGTTGGCGCGCGTCGACCCGCAGTTGCGCATGCTGACCCCGGTCGAGGACTACCCCCTCATCGACGGCGAAGGCCGCCGTGAGAGTTTCCGCCGGCTACCGCACACCCCGCCGTGGAACGCGCTGTGGTTCGCGTTGCGCAGCCCCACGTTCCGGCTGCGTGACCTCATGCGGCTCGACGCCAAGGCGGCCGCACCGCTCGCCGCGGTCTCGGTGCCGGGAATCTACGACCGCCTCGACCACATCGATGCCGAGACGTTCCTCAAGGACATCAACTTCCCCCCGGCCGCACGGCATCTGGCGTTCGAGGTGTTCTCGCGCAGCTTCTTCGCCGACCCGTCGAACCTGTCGGCGGCCGAGCTGGCCACGATGTTCCACATCTACTTCCTCGGATCCAGCGAGGGACTCGTGTTCGATGTGCCCACTTCCAACTACGACACCGCGCTGTGGGAACCGCTGCGACGGTATCTGCACGAGCACGGCGTGCGTTTCCACCTCGGGGCATCCGTCACCCGCATCGACCCCGTCACGACATCGCCCGACGCGTTCGCGGTGCACACCGATTCCGGTGAACGCCTCGACGCGGACGCCGTGGTGCTCGCGGCGGACATCGCCGGACTGCAGCGGATCGTCGCGTCCTCGCCCGGTCTCGGCGACGACCGCTGGCGGGCGCGGGTCCAGGGTCTGCGCACCGCACCACCGTTCGCCGTGCACAGGTTGTGGCTCGACCGTCCCGTCACGGCGGACCGTCCGGCGTTCATGGGAACGGCAGGGCACAAACCGCTGGACAACATCAGCGTGCTCGAGCGCTACGAGCGCCAGAGCGCCCAATGGGCAAGGGACAACGGTGGATCCGTGGTGGAGTTGCATGCCTACGCCCTGGACACCGCCGAGAGCGGCCCCGGAGCGCTCGCGCAGCTGCACCGGCTCTACCCCGAGACAGCAACGGCCGAACCGGTTTTCGAACGTGTCCTGGTGCGCGACGACTGCCCGCTGTTCGCACCGGGCTCCCATGCCGACCGTCCTGGCGTCGTCACGGGCGTACCGGGGCTCGTTCTCGCTGGCGACGGCATCCGCCTCGATCTGCCCGCGGCGCTGATGGAACGCGCGGCCACCACCGGCTGGGCCGCGGCCAACGTGCTGCTCAACCGGTGGGGTGTGGCCGGCCACGCGCTGAGGTCCGTCCCGACCGCAGGCCGGTTCGCGCCGCTGAGATGGCTGGCCACGCGCGAAGAGCGGAGGGCGAGTTGA
- a CDS encoding lycopene cyclase domain-containing protein — protein MTGLGYTLPAVLAVIAVCGLELLLRTGLFRRPAYWLSMLIVLGFQIPVDGWLTKLSAPIVIYDEQHTSGVRVFFDTPIEDFLFGFAMITAVLLLWERRRVPTERGHVPEREEVSR, from the coding sequence ATGACCGGTCTGGGATACACCCTGCCCGCGGTCCTGGCCGTGATCGCGGTGTGCGGGCTCGAATTGCTCTTGCGCACAGGGTTGTTCCGGCGACCGGCCTACTGGTTGTCGATGCTGATCGTGCTGGGCTTCCAGATTCCGGTGGACGGCTGGCTGACCAAACTCTCCGCACCGATCGTCATCTACGACGAGCAGCACACCAGCGGTGTGCGCGTGTTCTTCGATACGCCCATCGAGGATTTCCTGTTCGGCTTCGCGATGATCACCGCCGTGCTGCTGCTGTGGGAACGGCGGCGCGTGCCCACCGAACGCGGGCACGTGCCCGAGCGCGAGGAGGTGTCGCGATGA
- a CDS encoding lycopene cyclase domain-containing protein, producing the protein MSENWQYLLVLAACVAITAPLECLGDGVYRQPRRVLQAVLPVAAVFLLWDEIAVAFDVWGYNPDYITGLTIPFDVPIEEVLFFLVIPLCALLTYNAVSTILERVRRR; encoded by the coding sequence ATGAGCGAGAACTGGCAGTACCTCCTGGTTCTCGCGGCGTGCGTGGCGATCACGGCTCCGTTGGAGTGCCTCGGTGACGGCGTGTACCGGCAACCGCGACGCGTGTTACAGGCCGTGTTACCGGTCGCCGCGGTGTTCCTGCTGTGGGACGAGATCGCGGTGGCGTTCGACGTGTGGGGTTACAACCCGGACTACATCACCGGGCTGACCATCCCGTTCGACGTGCCGATCGAGGAGGTGCTGTTCTTCCTCGTGATCCCGTTGTGCGCGCTGCTGACCTACAACGCGGTGAGCACCATCCTGGAACGGGTGAGGCGCAGATGA
- a CDS encoding phytoene/squalene synthase family protein yields the protein MIRNEFAAAGIDDPMLREAYRRCREINAAHGRTFFLATRLLAPDQRPAVHALYGFARYADDILDEFDPTLDTAARARQLQLLADQFFARAEHPGDPVLTAVGHTVARYGIAAELFEDFLRSMRMDLSVTDYADRAALEEYMRGSAEAIGLQLLPILGTVTAPEEAAPHAAALGRAFQLTNFLRDVDEDLLRDRVYLPADELAVHGVDRDLLMWCHHNQHTDSRVRKALQAQHEIARRTYRYAAEGIAMLAPRSRPCVATAMQLYSEILDCIEESDFAIFRRRATVGTRRRIQVAGAGLIHAWRARSHAAAVPGAA from the coding sequence ATGATCCGCAACGAATTCGCCGCAGCAGGCATCGACGACCCGATGTTGCGTGAGGCGTACCGCCGCTGCCGCGAGATCAACGCCGCGCACGGGCGCACGTTCTTCCTCGCCACCCGCCTGCTGGCACCGGACCAACGCCCCGCGGTGCACGCGCTGTACGGGTTCGCGCGCTACGCCGACGACATTCTCGACGAGTTCGATCCGACCCTGGACACCGCGGCACGGGCCCGGCAGTTGCAGTTGCTCGCCGACCAGTTCTTCGCCCGCGCAGAGCATCCCGGTGATCCGGTGCTGACCGCGGTCGGCCACACCGTGGCGCGCTATGGCATCGCCGCCGAACTGTTCGAGGATTTCCTGCGGTCGATGCGCATGGATCTGTCCGTGACGGACTACGCCGACCGCGCCGCGCTCGAGGAGTACATGCGGGGCTCGGCCGAGGCCATCGGGCTGCAATTGCTGCCGATCCTCGGCACCGTCACCGCACCCGAGGAAGCCGCGCCGCACGCCGCGGCGCTCGGCCGGGCATTCCAGCTCACCAACTTCCTGCGCGACGTAGACGAGGACCTGCTGCGCGACCGCGTGTACCTGCCCGCCGACGAACTCGCGGTCCACGGTGTCGACCGCGACCTGTTGATGTGGTGCCACCACAACCAGCACACCGATTCACGCGTCCGCAAGGCACTTCAGGCCCAGCACGAGATCGCCCGCCGGACCTACAGATACGCAGCCGAGGGCATCGCGATGCTGGCACCCCGGTCCCGCCCATGCGTGGCCACCGCCATGCAGCTGTACTCCGAGATCCTCGACTGCATCGAGGAAAGCGACTTCGCGATCTTCCGTCGCCGCGCCACCGTGGGCACCCGCCGCCGCATCCAGGTGGCCGGCGCGGGCCTGATCCACGCGTGGCGTGCCCGCTCACACGCTGCCGCCGTACCGGGAGCCGCATGA